The genomic interval GTCTGCATTCCCACGGGTTTTTGGTTGTGTCTGAGTCAGTAATCATGGGATAAAATCATCTGTTCTGATTGTTCTCCATATCTATAGTAACTTCCCACATATGCAGCTCATAGCTTCAGTGGGCACTGATGCTTCCCCTAACCATAACCACATGGTGGCTTTTGCACTGTTCAGTTTTCAttacatttcacatttacattcaCCTTCGTAATGTGGAATGTTTAAAACGGATTCAACTTGAATACACcaactgtgagtgtgttacaggctacaaatttaaaatattgtttatatttaacaattATAATCAAGGAGGTCAGCCACAACATTGGAAATGTTTCCTTAGTTCTTTTGTCAGGTACAAACTTTTAAGAGAACTGATAAACCAGAGAGACTTGTTTGTTTtgcataaaaaaatgtaaactttctggaaacattccttctgaaatcttgtgattataattatacacagaATAAGACGTAAAATATattatgccaatccattagagcttcacatagggcccagtccactctcttcctacctgcagctacaaaattcctgttgaatcctacacctcaacactaaggatGCTGTGGATTTATGATCCAGTCAGCAACCAGCGACCCTTAACAACTCCAgttactcactgagcccagcccatgaacacacaccacccactgtatcagtagcttttcacaggggtcatcaggtcgGCACTTCCTCTCatctgtgtttcactgaattaagatcacgacacctccagaaggctcaacagtgaagtctggcatcccagacccacccccctccaagttcactttacagtcctaccttacccttaaccaccaacaactgtaaatccacacagtgccctccctggtgactaaggctgtacctagccccactggcccctttaatgcatgctcagtgccaccagttccatgtgatctttgcatgctacatcaccagccaccacaacagcacctctaaagtgcatttccccaactaggCTGCACTCTTCTTATCCACAGCCACTGAATAAAACAGTATTTCTATGTTAAGTAACTGAAAGTTTGTAATTAATATACCTAAGTTCTTCTGTACATGTCCTGTCATGCCTCTTCTGGGCCAATCACCTCAGGCGTGGTGAAAAGGTTCAGTCATTGCTCTAACATAAAGTTGTTATTCTTCCTTACCAGCTCCAAAATTCAGTTTTCAGGGATCTCCAGTACTGCATCACCCACAGGGGGAGACATTCATCAACACTGAGCAAAAGAGCAGACAGATGAGGGCCTCCTCTGTAGAaaaaaatgactaaacttctatCTTCAAGTTGTTGTTCTTTACTGTCAGTGTccagaaaagagacagagaagtgAGAAGCACTCCCAGGTCTACACTTAGATGACTGCTGGTATCCAGGAACAGCAGCTGCACCACAGGGTGGAAAATGCATTGGTCCCCAGTAGGAGCGCTTCGCCTTAGTCTTTCCAGATCGTCCTGTGGATAGATGGAACGTGATGTGGAATGCTGATGTGGTGTGTTCATTGACCACGCCCGAGGTGATACTGATCATGGGCATCATATTACCTACTGGTTGGAGACATTGGTGGGGGCAATGTATTCAAATAACTCGCATTGTAGGGAGGAGGAGTCTCTAATTCCCCCTTTGTGTGTGTAGAGTCATGTTTCCTGTCTACAATGTGTGTAGGTGGGGTCCCTGTCTCTGGGCCATGCTTGGTGTTCTGCACTTCCTGATTTTGTTCACTTGCCTCAGTGCCTGCTGCTGTTGAGTCAGTATTAGGAGTGGTATGTGTGATTATAACAAACAAATTGCCATTGTAAGCACATTTCACCCTTTTCAACTTAATCAAATCCCCTTCTGCCTGATCACTCTTACTTTTAGCCTTCTTTTATGTAAAATACCCGCCTTCTCCAGCTTCTCTTTAGCCTCTTCCACTGCTTTCTTTCTCACAACCATCATTTCATTGAAGATTCTCCCCAGTGATATTTTTTCCTCCCATTTTCCTGTGGTAAATTCTTTCACTGCCTCATTCAAATCCCCCATTACCTCATTCTCTAGATCTTCCCTCTTTTTAACGTTGGGTTCCAATCCTTTCACTATTTTAGCGAGCAGTTCACATTGTTCTTTGACTGATTTCCATTGCCACTTCCCCTTTCCAAATCGAGAATTTAGTTCTTCCTCCAAAAATCTCTTATCTTGGTCTGCCATACTGATCAAAGACTGGACTTACCCCTCAAATTCTTCCAGTGGGATCTTCACTCCTACTTTCTCACTCAACAGTGCTTCGTTATCACCATTAGGTGTCCACACGGGAGGAGGAttcagagaacacggttcctcTTTACCTTGGTCCAGACTCAAGGACCTCGGTCCCTGACACGAGGCTTTTCCTAGCCTTACTAAACTTCAGGCTTTTTCCTGGTCCCAGACGCAGGCCCCAGTCCCAGACTTGGGGTTTAGGGAAGTCCACTCCCAAGGAGACCCAGTCTCCTAGTCTTTAGTCTGAGTGCTTGTCAGTGGCTCAGAGGGGTCCACCACCACCCAgccaaaacacagaaaaatacttatTAAGACAACACAATACAGACCTCACTCGGAACTCACTCTTCTATATTTCTATAGtatgttttaaattgttcaCTCCCACTCCTCATCTACAAGGGATTACCTACCATACCCCACCATTCATTTTTAGCTGTGTTCAATTCGCAGAATTTTATCTTAATTAGTTTCTGCTTACCTTTCAGTGGGGCCCCGGATGAGTGCTGAAGTATCTCGGTCCCTCTGATATCTCTCAGCTCCTTTGCATCATGTCGGGGTCACCAAATTGTGGACAAATCTGTCCTGCATGTTTGTTGATGCAAATAATTGGAACAGAAGAGATTGACACAGAGTTTGAGTGAACAATcaaaacagtttttattatACGGAATTCCGGAGAGAACAGTACATTCATTAACATCCTAGCCTTTACCTCCTGTTCTCTGAAGACCTTGCTTTCTGACTCTTAAGCGAGGTGTCTGTTTGTGATTGGACCTCAGTTTGTGCACATCAGCGTTGCTAGGCAGTTGCTATGTGTGtacaactgtcattttattccTCTCTGTCTGGGTAGGTATGTGTTATGAACATTCTGTTCTGCATCAGCTGATTAGCCAGCTTAAATGGTGGTGTAGTCTGGAAGGTAAGGCGTTGGCCCTCTCTACATTATAACTATAAGTTGATTTTGTAAGTTTCCTTACAAATACACATTAATCAGATACCAATAATTGTTCACTGAACCAAGGGAACATTTCTTGACAATCTTTTGCAAGATTCTGGTCTGTTTTGCTTTGTCTAGAAATAGTTAATCACATGTAATGACCACATTTTGTCGCAATTAAAGTAATTTAATATTGttatagaaataataataataataataaatttttatttgaaagcacCTTACAAGtaacccaaggacactgtacaatagataataaaagtaaaaataaaaggtaaataaaaaggtgaatacacatacatacatacataaacacatacataaccataaacacatacacataatatcatccatatgctagtttaaaaagatgagttttggtgcttagcttaaaatgtgggacctcaagcaaatggaggcttgaggACTGAAGAGTACGCACTGGAGAGTATGATTGAAGTAAACTACTTAGATAAGAAGGGGCAAGGTCATGCAAgatttaaacaccaacacaagcaaGTTGTACTGTATACGAAACTTCACTGGAAGCCAATGAAGACGACTTAGGACTGGAGTAATATGCTCCCATGATCTTGTATGGGTCAGCACCCTAGCAGCAGAATTCTGCACATACAGCAGTCTGCTCAAAGCCTGAGCAGGGAGGCCACACAACAGAGTATTGCAGTAGTCGAGTCTGGAAGTTACAAATGCATGGACTATGGTCTCAgcagcagtgaaagagagaaaagggtgaatccttttatttttaacatggtAGAAGGATGTGCtacatgtgttgttaatatttgattcaaatgataatgtagaaacaaaaatttCTCCAAGATTTCTCACTAGTGTTGAGGTagagacaacaaaaccaggGATACAAACAGCAGTGTCACTAAACCTCCTGACTGTTGCAGGAGAAGCAATTATCATTATTTAGTCTCAGGAAGTTCTCCATCATCCAAGCCCTCACATTGGCTAAGCAATTCAGCAAGGCACTAGGCGGCAAGCTGTGAGAAGGTTTTGTACAAATGTATATCTGGACATCATCAGCAAAACAATGAAACTGCAGCCCATGATGTCTAACGATGTCACCAATAGGAAagatgtacaaaataaaaagcaggggcccaagaacagagccctgggggacaccatgtGACAAGGAACATATGTCAGATCAAAAGCTTCACATTGAAACAAACTGCTGCCTACCAGAAAGATACGATTGAAACCAAGCTAATGCAGTACCAGTTATGCCAAACATGTTTTTGAGCCGAGTTAGTAAAAGGCTAGGACACactgtatcaaatgctgcagtaAGGTCCAATAGGACAAGAAGACTCGGTAGTCCTTGGTCAGCTGACATCAGCAAATCATTGACAACCCTAACaagagcagtttcagtgctgtgattccTCCTAAATCCTGATTGGAAGACCTCAAACAGATCACATGATTCAATATGTCCTGTTAACTGAGCAGCTAATGTTCGCTCCAACAGTTTGGCAAGGAAAGGGAGAATAGACATGGGTCTATAATTTGTGAGATTCTCAGGATCTAAGCCAGGCTTCTTGAGAACTGGAGTAATAGCTGCCAGTTTCAAAGAAGCTGGGACCATTCCTGAACTAAGTGAAGCATTGATAACCTTGGTAATAAGAGGACAGATAAATGGAGAACAGGCTTTCACCTGCTGTGTTGGCAAAGGGTCTAATTGACAAGACGTTGCCCTTGAGAAATTGATAATCTGTGAAATATACTGTTGGTTTACAGTACGGAAGGTAGAAAAATATTGTGGTGAATACATGCACTATCATGATTCAGTGAACTCTCTATATATTAAAAACAGGGTGTGCTCCTACAGCAATCGCTTACTACCATTTGGGATGGTGTATAAAAGTCAAACTTGTCATTAGTAACCGTAATGTCAACCGTTCTAAGGTTTTTTATCAGCCGAGCTTTGGTTAAATTTTTGAGTTTCTCTAACCTTTCCTCTGTATGATTCTCGATCACTGCATTCTCATGCAGGTATGGACTAATCATGAGGAGTTTGCTCAGGCACTCTGTCTCAGCACAGTTTCCATAGGGATGATCTGCTTTTTGTGGGTCCGCATTTTTTAGATTAAACAGTTTACCACAGTTTGAACATGGACTTTTCTCTTTGTATTCATTCCTGTTCCAGTCCCGAAAATATGCTTGACATTGCAATGACTCTGGGAATGTTATACCTTCACCAGAATCGGCTGACTCTGTAAATGACATGACTGCATGAGAAACATATTCGTGCCATGTTTTGAGACATGACAGATCAATCAGAATGATTTTGGCAACTCCTTTTCTGCAGCAAATTGATGCTCCATAATATTTATGAGAGTCtaaatgtgaacacacacagataactgTAGATTCTAGTGTGTAATACTGCTCAGTCTTTGAGCCTGGACTTTGAAGAGGGTTTGGAAAATTCAGCTTCTTCAGCAGATGCAGAAGTTCTTTTTTGATGTTTTCAGTAGAATAAAGTATTTCCatctaaaacacaaaaaaagcatTAATGAAACATGGAAAAATGGCAGTTCTGATACACACTGAAAGTCTTAAAATAccagtcatttaaaaaaaaagcggcacggtggcacagcaggtagtgtcgcagtcacacagctccagggacctggaggttgtgggttcgattcccgctctgggtgactgtctgtgaggagttggtgtgttctccccgtgtccgcataggtttcctccgggtgcctcctatggtccaaaaacacacgttggtaggtggaatggcaacaccaaagtgtccgtaggtgtgaatgtgtgtgtgtgtctgtgttgccttgtgaaggactggcgccccctccagggtgtattcctgccttgcgcccaatgattccaggtaggctctggagccaccgcgaccctgaattggataagcggttacagataatgaatgaatgaaaaaagatgTTACATTCTAAGAGGAATGTGAAATTCTAACCAATTCCCTTATTCTCTTACGCctaaatttgaaaaaaatcGAATTAGCTTGAATATCTCTATctctgcaaaacaaaacaagttaTTAATAGtaaactcagacacagtcgcaatcttcaaatctaggctaaaaactcattagcttagtttatcttttggtagttaatgcttcCTATAGATAAAGGCAGCAGATctagggggtccatggacacagagaattatagtaaactgagttTGCCGCTCcatgcgatcactcaggtttgttgactgTGGAGccgagggatgccagtgtttcaggaagctcctgcatctgtgtgtccttctggttcctctccttttagttaaagctgtcatagtcagatctgccggagtcattagccataCTCTGGAAAtcttcacattctctgcttttcattcccccaaacagatcaaaactaactccatccctctacctttttctgagtaaatGACCCCCCCACTGTCCATCCGCTCctgctccacgcttcagaccagctgcccatgctccagccaccatcAAGTGCCTTGGAGCTGCTCCTACagtgaagttctcatggactcctaactattatcaccagtagattaaCCAGAGGAgggtaacccccccccccccccccacccccgtgTGAGCCTAGGTTTCtttctcagctctgagggagtttctcTGTGACACTGTCGCTCTTGGCTTCGCTCACCAGGAGatttttacatctttacatttttatatttcatgttaaaactttgtctttactggaattctatgaagccgctttgtgacaaatttgatttgatttgattaatacCAGAATGTTATCAATCCTGATCTCTTAATTATTTGTGTAATGTTTTATGGCTCCACATAGCAAGACTGGTCtagacaaaaataataaacttgTGATTAAAACTTAACAAAGATGAAGTATATGAACATTAGCAGACTACTTAACATAAGTTGAAATACTGTGACGCAGGTATCAGGATCCTTCAGAAGACCCGCACTACAAGTAACCAATGGTGTGTGGCACCCAAACTTTGTCTTGAGGGTTTAGACAATATGCCAGACACTGTGCCATTACAGCAAACCAATAGAAAATGCAAGAATGAAGAGATGGTTTGTAAAACAACATGAAAAGGATCCTGATGTAAATTATTAGCACATTTTCAATTTGTGAAAACTCGAACAATTTTACCACAGATTAACATCAATAATACCAAGTATGTGACTTGGCAGAAATGTTGGGGGATGTATGAGTTGTAACAGGCATGATGACGTTTATAGATATCATTGTGAATGTTAGCATCTCCAACAATATACTGAATGATTATTTCCCCTCAAGATATTTGGCAGGAAAAGTGTTTCACCATGAGACTTAACTTATACATACATTGGAAATCACATGcttaaacagtttaaaaatataataaggtGAAAAACATCACCTGGCAAATTATACTGCGCAAGCTAAACACACTAGGACATATATATGTTGTTgctatccaaagaaaaacatgaatctctaaaatagcaactttacaggagaaggaaaaaattcagtggaagtcaatgtaaacattgacatttctattggtccatgcatcatgacattttcacactatAGACAGCTGCTGTATATAAATGATCCACACAAATCCAccatgcatgtttttcttttgtcagTGATGATATGTAACCTTTGCCCTCACCATGTCGAGTAGAATGGAAAATGGTGTCCGCGTTGGCAGGTCTTTGCTGTATCTCTTAAATGGCTCTGGAAACTTATTTCTCAATTTTTCAATGGTTGAAGTAGAGATAAAATCATTGGGAGTTAGTCTGTCTTTATGGATGTATCCCAGGAAGAAAATGCTGTGAAGCATCtgttacacaaacaaataaacatttaacaaacagtTGCATTCAATAAGTGACAGTCTACACATCTGTGACTTTGTCCTGCATTTTAGTGTCacacatacactatattgcctAAAGTATttactcacccatccaaataatTAAATTCAGGTGATCCAGTTACTTCTATGGCCACAGGTGAATAAAACCAAGCACTTACACAGCTAATAGGGAATGTTCCCACGTTGGCTAGCATTACCCAAAAGTTCTAATAagattttaaagaaaacatttcagtCTCAAGTTTATAAACACTTTAATGATGtctgtcattttaaataaaatgttatttaaatattagaTTTCCTTGCATTTGTGAAAGTATGGGTCgttctcaggagctcagtgatttCAGGTCCAGCCCTGAAATTTACTCACTGCTAAATGTTCCACAATCAACAGTCAGTGTATTATAACAAAGGATGCTactgggaacaacagcaactcagccacgaaGCGGTAGGCCACGTACATTGACAACACAGAGTCAGCATATGCTTAGGCACATAGTGCACAACGGTTGCCAACTTTTTGCTACAGACCTTCAAACTTCATGGCCTTCAGATTCACTCAATCTTTGTGAAATGGGTTTCCACAGcagagcagctgcatccaagccttacatcaccaagcacaatcCAGTGTCGGAtttgcagtggtgtaaagcacaccAACACTGCACTCTAGAGCAATGTAGacgtgttctctggggtgacaAATCACACGTCTCCATCTGGTGATCCCATGggtgagtctgggtttggcggtTGCCAGGAGAATTGTACTTGTCTGATTGctttgtgccaagtgtaaaatttggtggagggggataatggtgtggtgttgtttttcaggagttggcctcagcccttagttccagtgaatgAAATTCTTAATGCACACCAAGATATTTTGGACAATTCCATTCTCCCaaatttgtgggaacagtttggggacggCCCCTTTCTGTTCCAAcctgactgtgcaccagtgcacaaagcaaggtccataaagacatggatgcgTGGGTTTGGTGTGAAAGAAACTTTGCCCTGCACAAAGTCCTGtcctcaacccaatagaacaTCTTTGGATAAATTAGCGCAAAGACTGTGAGCCGGGCCTCTTCCAACATCAATGTCTGAGCTCAAAAATGCACTTCTGGAGGAATGGTCATAATTCCCATAAAAACACCCCTAAACATTTTGTAAAGCCTTTCCGGAAGAGTAGAAACTGTTATAGCTGTAAAGGGTGGGCAGACATCacattaaaccctatggattaagaatgggatgtcactcaagttcataaCCAAGCGAATACTTTGCCAATATAATTTATGTAAGAAATTAGAGCATGGACCCAAATGTGACTCGCTTACCTCGCTGCAATCAagaatattaatatcataacaAATGTTCCAAACCAGTGTGTCTTCCTAGAGATAGGT from Hoplias malabaricus isolate fHopMal1 chromosome 3, fHopMal1.hap1, whole genome shotgun sequence carries:
- the LOC136692621 gene encoding uncharacterized protein, producing the protein MNRLPNQRNMNCNKRKIKPNFVKASENIKESLKTCGMLLINTMMIITLQQQGSNRKLGEYMDEMLHSIFFLGYIHKDRLTPNDFISTSTIEKLRNKFPEPFKRYSKDLPTRTPFSILLDMMEILYSTENIKKELLHLLKKLNFPNPLQSPGSKTEQYYTLESTVICVCSHLDSHKYYGASICCRKGVAKIILIDLSCLKTWHEYVSHAVMSFTESADSGEGITFPESLQCQAYFRDWNRNEYKEKSPCSNCGKLFNLKNADPQKADHPYGNCAETECLSKLLMISPYLHENAVIENHTEERLEKLKNLTKARLIKNLRTVDITVTNDKFDFYTPSQMVVSDCCRSTPCF